In Flavobacterium endoglycinae, one DNA window encodes the following:
- the ygiD gene encoding 4,5-DOPA-extradiol-dioxygenase, whose amino-acid sequence MERKDFLKAMAILPLGASALQLTDLQKAAKSFEATPRMPVLFLGHGNPMNALYDNTFTRGFQNIAKDLPKPNAILCISAHWETKGTFVTAMEQPKTIHDFGGFPQALFDVEYPAPGSPELALETQKLITSVPVGLDHNWGLDHGCWTVVKFLYPNADIPVIQMSIDYTKPASYHYALAKEIAALRHKGVLIVGSGNTVHNLRMAAWDKMNEVGYAYDWATVANEKMKKMILEGDHQSLINFEKQGKEFLLAVPTPEHYMPLIYTLALQEKDEKTTIFNDSILAGSLNMMSVKIDKA is encoded by the coding sequence ATGGAACGCAAAGATTTTTTAAAAGCCATGGCCATTTTGCCTTTAGGAGCAAGCGCTTTACAACTTACTGACCTGCAAAAAGCAGCAAAAAGTTTTGAAGCCACGCCTAGAATGCCTGTGCTGTTTCTAGGACATGGTAATCCAATGAATGCGCTTTACGATAATACTTTTACAAGAGGATTTCAAAATATAGCCAAAGACCTTCCAAAACCAAATGCCATTTTATGTATTTCGGCACACTGGGAAACAAAAGGAACATTTGTAACCGCAATGGAACAGCCTAAAACCATTCATGATTTTGGAGGATTTCCACAGGCTTTATTTGATGTCGAATATCCCGCTCCGGGAAGTCCTGAACTAGCTTTGGAAACTCAAAAACTAATTACATCAGTTCCTGTTGGTTTAGATCACAATTGGGGACTCGATCACGGTTGTTGGACAGTTGTGAAGTTTTTATATCCAAATGCTGATATTCCTGTTATCCAAATGAGTATTGATTACACCAAACCTGCTTCGTATCATTATGCTTTAGCCAAAGAAATTGCGGCACTTCGTCATAAAGGAGTTTTAATTGTTGGAAGCGGTAATACGGTTCACAACCTTAGAATGGCGGCGTGGGATAAAATGAACGAAGTTGGATATGCTTATGACTGGGCGACTGTTGCCAATGAAAAAATGAAAAAAATGATTTTAGAAGGCGATCACCAATCTTTAATCAATTTTGAAAAACAAGGGAAAGAATTCCTGCTGGCAGTTCCTACTCCAGAACATTACATGCCTTTGATTTACACCTTGGCTTTACAAGAAAAAGACGAAAAAACAACCATTTTTAACGACAGCATTCTGGCAGGATCATTAAATATGATGTCGGTTAAAATTGACAAAGCCTAA
- a CDS encoding alpha/beta hydrolase, whose amino-acid sequence MNTIAQKPKLYYKVRQPKIKSEKPPLVILLHGVGSNEQNMFSFADALPDQYLVVSARGPLTFGPISFAWFQVDFSTGKPIINEKQAEAARIAILEFIDDLKTEQSFDENKVYLAGFSQGGIMSYSAALTQPDKIKGIAVMSGRLLPEIKPIIASEDQLKPLRIFISHGNQDHVLQFQYALDAQEYLKSKNLEPEFHQYNEDHTINHEMLKDLVKWLNQ is encoded by the coding sequence ATGAACACAATAGCTCAAAAACCAAAACTGTATTACAAAGTAAGGCAGCCTAAAATAAAATCTGAAAAACCGCCTTTGGTAATTCTGCTTCACGGAGTGGGCAGTAACGAACAAAATATGTTTTCCTTTGCTGATGCATTACCAGATCAATATCTGGTAGTTTCTGCCAGAGGTCCGCTGACATTTGGACCTATCAGTTTTGCTTGGTTTCAAGTAGATTTTTCAACTGGAAAACCTATCATCAATGAAAAACAAGCCGAAGCAGCCCGAATTGCCATTCTTGAATTTATTGATGATTTAAAAACCGAACAATCATTTGATGAAAACAAAGTGTATTTGGCAGGTTTCAGCCAAGGTGGAATTATGAGTTACAGCGCAGCTCTTACACAGCCTGATAAAATAAAAGGTATTGCCGTAATGAGCGGCCGACTGCTTCCGGAAATAAAACCAATTATTGCTTCTGAAGATCAGTTAAAACCATTACGCATTTTTATTTCACATGGAAACCAAGATCACGTTTTACAATTTCAATATGCGCTGGATGCTCAGGAATATTTGAAATCAAAAAATCTCGAACCTGAATTTCATCAGTATAATGAAGATCATACTATTAACCACGAAATGCTTAAAGATCTCGTAAAATGGCTTAATCAGTAA
- a CDS encoding sensor histidine kinase translates to MKNKKLLNTTTSSFLVYAVIILLLSAPVFYAISQWLYIYETDEVLLFHKGSFIKQSHKSYTESDIAAWNKYNRNVDIVADMGVKKDSIVSKMLFDSIANEKEPFRVLYTPVQINGKKYTYIERSNMVEMEGMVYSIAVMFLCVIIILMIGIIWISKATAAKIWKPFYNTLEQIQDFEIDKNKAPQFIETDIDEFDRLNKSLERLIEKNTAIYKSQREFIENAAHELQTPLALFQSKIDTLSQFPDLSEEQSELLGSLNNDVSRMNRLNKNLLLLSKIDNNSYFEKTTISLDASLNRHLDFFIEQAESKHLSVNIETETDITIHSNTVLIEVLINNLFLNAIRHNVKGGKINISTTSDALTFSNTGKNAALNSEKLFNRFSKSDPSSQGNGLGLAIVKKITELNNWDLVYTFDENLHHFTVKF, encoded by the coding sequence ATGAAGAATAAAAAATTACTAAATACAACCACCAGTAGTTTTCTGGTTTATGCCGTAATTATTTTACTGCTTAGTGCTCCTGTTTTTTATGCGATCAGCCAATGGCTTTATATTTATGAAACCGATGAAGTACTCCTGTTTCATAAAGGTTCTTTTATCAAACAAAGCCATAAAAGTTATACCGAATCAGATATTGCAGCCTGGAACAAATACAACCGAAATGTTGATATCGTGGCCGATATGGGCGTAAAAAAAGATTCGATTGTAAGCAAAATGCTGTTCGATTCTATTGCCAATGAAAAAGAACCTTTTCGCGTGCTTTACACACCAGTTCAAATCAACGGAAAGAAATACACGTATATCGAAAGAAGCAATATGGTCGAAATGGAGGGCATGGTTTACAGCATTGCCGTCATGTTTTTATGTGTGATTATTATTTTAATGATTGGGATTATTTGGATTTCAAAAGCTACAGCGGCCAAAATCTGGAAACCTTTCTATAACACGCTTGAACAAATTCAGGATTTTGAAATTGATAAAAACAAAGCACCTCAGTTTATTGAAACTGATATTGACGAATTTGATCGTTTGAACAAAAGTTTGGAACGTCTTATCGAAAAAAATACTGCTATTTATAAAAGCCAAAGAGAATTTATAGAAAATGCCGCCCACGAATTGCAGACTCCGTTGGCACTTTTTCAAAGTAAAATCGATACATTATCCCAATTTCCTGATTTATCTGAAGAACAGTCAGAACTTTTAGGTTCGCTGAACAATGATGTTTCGCGAATGAACCGATTGAATAAAAACCTGCTGCTATTGTCTAAAATTGATAATAACAGTTATTTTGAAAAAACGACTATTTCTCTGGATGCTTCCCTAAATCGTCATTTGGACTTTTTTATCGAACAAGCCGAATCCAAGCATTTATCTGTAAATATTGAAACCGAAACCGATATTACTATTCATTCGAATACTGTTTTAATCGAAGTCTTGATTAATAATTTGTTTTTAAATGCCATTCGTCATAATGTTAAAGGCGGAAAAATCAATATTTCAACCACTTCTGATGCCCTTACTTTTTCGAATACAGGAAAAAATGCCGCTTTAAATTCGGAAAAACTTTTCAATCGTTTTTCAAAATCCGATCCTTCTTCTCAAGGAAATGGACTTGGATTGGCTATTGTTAAAAAAATTACTGAACTCAACAACTGGGATTTGGTCTATACGTTTGATGAAAATCTCCATCATTTTACTGTAAAATTCTAA
- a CDS encoding response regulator transcription factor yields the protein MKILIIEDERELTQSIKNYFQPNGVHCEMAGNYKTALEKISIYDYDCILLDLMLPDGDGFDILKELKNKQKTDGVIIISAKETLDTRIEGFTLGADDYLTKPFHLSELLVRIQALVRRKNFKGSNNVVFNEISIDIFAKTVSVQNKPADFTKKEIDLLLFLIGNQNKVLSKGAIAEHLSGDMADMLDNHDFVYAHIKNLKKKLTKAGSGDYIKTIYGLGYKWHEE from the coding sequence ATGAAAATCCTGATAATAGAAGACGAACGTGAATTGACTCAAAGTATTAAGAACTACTTTCAGCCAAATGGTGTGCATTGTGAAATGGCTGGCAACTACAAAACTGCTCTCGAAAAAATAAGCATTTACGATTATGACTGCATATTATTAGACTTAATGCTTCCCGATGGAGATGGTTTTGATATTTTGAAAGAACTCAAAAACAAACAAAAAACAGACGGCGTAATTATCATCTCGGCAAAAGAAACTCTGGATACCCGAATTGAAGGTTTTACTCTCGGTGCCGACGATTATTTGACCAAACCTTTTCATTTATCGGAACTTCTGGTGCGTATTCAGGCACTTGTACGACGAAAAAACTTCAAAGGCAGTAATAATGTTGTCTTTAATGAAATTAGTATTGATATATTTGCCAAAACGGTTTCGGTACAAAATAAACCCGCTGATTTTACCAAAAAAGAAATCGATCTTTTACTATTTTTAATCGGAAATCAGAATAAAGTTTTATCAAAAGGCGCAATTGCCGAACATTTGTCTGGAGACATGGCAGATATGCTTGATAATCATGATTTTGTTTACGCACATATCAAAAATTTAAAAAAGAAACTAACCAAAGCCGGAAGCGGTGATTACATTAAAACAATTTATGGTTTAGGTTATAAATGGCATGAAGAATAA
- a CDS encoding efflux RND transporter periplasmic adaptor subunit: MKKKIIFAFTAILMLAACGKKEENKPTEAVKLDSNIITLSAEQAKNAGIITGNPEEKELSAIVQLQGEVTVPPNSLVNVTFPLGGYIKKTNIVAGMHVRKGQVLAVIEDMQYIQLQQDYLTAKEQFKAANLEFSRQKELNAKKASSDKVFEQVTAERETQRIAMASLAQKLELLGLNVNRLTASTITKAINVVSPVNGLVSKVNINNGKYVAPTEMLFELTNIQDVMLTFNVFEKDVQSLKEGQKLEVYSNSNPEKKFSAKIQFINHSLNQDRAAEVIARLDRYDPLFLPGLFVNADIHISNKKQLTLPENAIADWKGKSYVFEDNGNNSYKLVEVKAGIAQNGFKQFSSEVITASSKVVIKNAYTLLMKAMNESAQ; the protein is encoded by the coding sequence ATGAAAAAGAAAATCATTTTTGCGTTTACAGCCATTTTGATGCTGGCAGCATGCGGTAAAAAAGAAGAAAATAAACCAACAGAAGCTGTAAAATTAGATTCTAATATCATAACCTTATCGGCTGAACAAGCTAAAAATGCTGGAATAATTACCGGAAATCCTGAAGAAAAAGAACTTAGCGCTATTGTACAGCTTCAGGGAGAAGTTACCGTGCCGCCAAACAGTCTGGTAAATGTCACTTTTCCGTTAGGAGGTTATATCAAAAAGACCAATATTGTAGCGGGAATGCATGTTCGAAAAGGGCAGGTTCTGGCTGTAATTGAAGACATGCAATACATTCAGCTGCAACAGGATTATTTAACTGCCAAAGAGCAGTTTAAAGCAGCGAATTTAGAATTCAGCCGTCAGAAAGAATTGAATGCGAAAAAAGCAAGCAGTGATAAAGTTTTTGAACAAGTTACAGCCGAACGAGAAACACAGCGAATTGCAATGGCATCATTGGCACAAAAACTGGAATTGCTGGGACTTAACGTAAATAGATTAACGGCTTCGACCATTACCAAAGCAATTAATGTGGTTTCTCCCGTAAATGGTTTGGTTTCGAAAGTAAACATCAATAACGGTAAATATGTTGCGCCAACGGAAATGCTTTTTGAATTGACGAATATTCAAGATGTAATGCTGACTTTTAATGTTTTCGAAAAAGATGTTCAGTCGCTTAAAGAAGGACAAAAGCTGGAAGTTTACAGCAATTCAAATCCAGAAAAGAAATTCAGTGCAAAAATTCAGTTTATCAATCACAGTTTGAATCAGGATCGTGCAGCCGAAGTTATCGCAAGATTAGATCGTTATGATCCTTTATTTCTGCCGGGACTTTTCGTAAATGCCGATATTCATATCAGCAATAAAAAACAGTTAACCCTGCCTGAAAATGCGATTGCAGACTGGAAAGGTAAAAGCTATGTTTTTGAAGATAACGGAAACAATAGCTATAAATTAGTAGAAGTAAAAGCAGGAATTGCTCAAAATGGATTCAAACAATTTTCTTCGGAAGTTATTACTGCTTCTTCAAAAGTAGTGATTAAAAATGCGTATACGCTTTTGATGAAAGCAATGAATGAAAGTGCACAATAA
- a CDS encoding helix-turn-helix domain-containing protein produces MEEIFKIFKINIAESDKIQRSVNEPHYHDFEELIIGKEGRLEHFIDFQSHLIDAPFISFVTRGKVHRAKPLPKDGKCDMWVLRFKSEFVAESAFQLYASFHENANVEMPEHNCFGRLATICEIIYDEYQQERPDLAVIRQLLSALFTIIESERRKLNLNNEESKKIQGSTFRNFLRLLEEYYKQPKDVHFYAEKLFMTVRNLNNICQNILQQSVSEIIETRKLTEAKNLLITTDKTISEIGFELGFKEKTYFTHAFKKKSGMTPTEFRDDMSKLIS; encoded by the coding sequence ATGGAAGAAATCTTTAAGATTTTCAAAATTAATATTGCAGAATCCGATAAAATTCAGCGTTCTGTAAACGAACCCCATTATCATGATTTTGAAGAATTAATTATTGGAAAAGAAGGACGGCTGGAACATTTTATTGATTTTCAGTCTCACCTTATTGATGCTCCATTTATAAGTTTTGTAACACGCGGAAAAGTGCATCGGGCAAAACCACTGCCAAAAGACGGAAAATGTGATATGTGGGTTTTGCGTTTTAAAAGTGAATTTGTAGCAGAATCGGCATTTCAGCTCTATGCTTCTTTTCATGAAAATGCTAATGTCGAAATGCCTGAACACAATTGTTTTGGAAGACTTGCTACAATCTGCGAAATCATTTATGATGAATATCAGCAGGAAAGACCCGATCTTGCCGTAATCCGACAATTACTTAGCGCCTTATTTACCATAATTGAATCGGAAAGACGAAAGCTAAATCTCAACAACGAAGAATCTAAAAAAATACAAGGATCAACTTTTAGAAATTTCCTTCGTCTTCTTGAAGAATATTACAAACAGCCCAAAGACGTTCATTTTTATGCCGAAAAATTATTCATGACAGTTCGAAACCTAAACAACATCTGCCAGAATATCTTACAGCAGAGTGTTTCTGAAATTATAGAAACCCGAAAATTGACGGAAGCCAAAAACCTTTTAATTACAACTGACAAAACGATTTCTGAAATTGGTTTCGAACTCGGATTCAAAGAAAAAACATATTTCACCCACGCTTTTAAAAAGAAATCAGGAATGACGCCAACCGAATTTAGAGATGATATGTCGAAACTCATTTCCTAA
- a CDS encoding TonB-dependent receptor domain-containing protein, with translation MNFLKAILPLKTISSIVCVLFCILSTAQTKTVTISGTIKDNTAKTALPYANVILKSKDQKVAAGTVTNEKGIFTIENIKPGNYILEVSSVGFMTKTQSLFVGSMSDYLNIDNITLSEDAQTLNEVVVNSKQESVTNKMDKKSFNMSDNITQSGGSVLQAMQNLPGVTTQDGKLLLRGNDKVMILIDGKQTALTGFNGQTGLDNIPASAIEKIEIINNPSSKYDANGNAGIINIIYKKNKQEGFNGKIGLTSGYGSLWERKANLPTITPQYKVTPKINPSLSLNYKKEKVNIYFQGDYLYTETLNKNEFVTRTYNDGTIINQQTKRNRDTQFTTFKTGIDWAINENNNFSFSTLYGSEKILDHGEEPFFNADYSERQRLWKFIEDELKTTITASTSYQHKFKEAGHVLNAGLNYTFHRENEKYFFDNIMPDFTGKDAFKLLSDESVLDINLDYTKPLKYGRFETGAKIRSRNIPTNMQFFPGTNSPIDSNAGGKATYEEIIPAVYGNYIFESNRIEAEAGLRMEYINLQYKVNPNHPTYKSDGYNYFQPFPNVRLAYKINDTHKLSLFYNRRVDRPNEVDIRIFPKYDDAEIIKVGNPGLRPQFTNTLELGYKASINNGYFFASLYNKFANGTITRIAVTQPNSDLIYNVFQNAGKSSMTGMEMIFSKKPFAWYSFNLNANLYQNVINAFTVHILYPSPITFSDEKQSITTGNIKWNNTFNFSKTFIGQLSAVYLAPDIIPQGKIEARFSIDAGIKKAVQKGKGEFFVNATDLLNSLVIKKEINGTNFSYTSHDYYETQVVRFGYNYKF, from the coding sequence GTGAATTTTCTAAAAGCCATTCTTCCACTAAAAACTATCTCTAGTATTGTATGCGTGCTGTTTTGCATTTTGAGCACCGCGCAGACTAAAACGGTCACGATTTCAGGAACCATAAAAGACAATACTGCTAAAACGGCACTTCCGTACGCCAATGTCATTCTAAAATCAAAAGATCAAAAAGTCGCAGCCGGAACCGTTACCAATGAAAAAGGAATCTTTACCATCGAAAATATCAAACCCGGAAATTATATTCTAGAAGTCAGTTCTGTTGGTTTTATGACTAAAACCCAAAGTCTATTTGTGGGTTCTATGTCGGATTACTTAAACATTGACAATATAACTTTATCTGAAGATGCACAAACTCTTAACGAAGTTGTGGTCAATTCCAAGCAAGAATCCGTTACCAATAAAATGGATAAAAAAAGCTTCAATATGAGTGATAATATTACGCAAAGCGGAGGTTCAGTTTTACAAGCCATGCAGAATCTTCCGGGTGTAACGACTCAAGATGGAAAACTTCTTTTAAGAGGAAATGACAAAGTCATGATTTTAATTGATGGAAAACAGACTGCTTTAACCGGATTTAATGGTCAAACGGGTCTGGATAATATTCCGGCATCAGCAATTGAAAAAATTGAAATCATCAATAATCCTTCTTCTAAATACGATGCAAACGGAAATGCCGGAATTATCAATATCATTTACAAAAAGAACAAACAAGAAGGTTTTAACGGAAAAATAGGCCTTACATCTGGTTATGGTTCTTTGTGGGAACGAAAAGCCAATCTGCCAACCATTACGCCTCAATACAAGGTTACTCCGAAAATAAACCCTTCTCTTTCCTTAAATTATAAAAAAGAAAAAGTCAATATTTATTTTCAAGGCGATTATCTGTATACCGAAACGCTCAACAAAAATGAATTCGTGACCCGAACTTACAACGACGGAACGATTATAAACCAGCAGACGAAACGAAATCGCGACACACAGTTTACGACTTTTAAAACTGGAATCGACTGGGCAATTAATGAAAATAATAACTTTTCGTTTTCTACTTTATATGGAAGTGAAAAAATTTTGGATCACGGAGAAGAACCTTTTTTCAATGCTGATTATTCTGAAAGACAACGTTTATGGAAGTTTATAGAAGATGAATTAAAAACTACCATTACAGCTTCGACTTCTTATCAGCATAAATTTAAAGAAGCAGGTCATGTTTTGAATGCGGGACTTAATTATACTTTTCACAGAGAAAACGAAAAATATTTCTTTGATAACATAATGCCTGATTTTACCGGAAAAGATGCATTTAAATTACTTTCGGATGAAAGTGTTTTGGATATCAATTTAGATTATACAAAACCTTTAAAATACGGCCGATTTGAAACAGGTGCCAAAATTAGAAGCCGAAACATACCCACCAACATGCAGTTTTTTCCGGGAACTAATTCTCCAATCGACAGCAATGCCGGAGGAAAAGCCACGTATGAAGAAATTATTCCGGCTGTTTATGGAAATTACATTTTCGAATCGAACCGAATTGAAGCCGAAGCCGGATTGCGAATGGAATACATCAACCTGCAATATAAAGTAAATCCAAATCATCCGACTTATAAAAGCGATGGATATAATTATTTTCAGCCTTTCCCGAACGTTCGTCTAGCTTACAAAATAAATGACACACATAAATTATCGCTTTTTTACAACCGCAGAGTCGATCGTCCCAATGAAGTAGACATTCGAATATTTCCGAAATACGATGATGCCGAAATTATCAAAGTTGGAAATCCAGGACTTCGTCCGCAGTTTACCAATACGCTGGAATTGGGTTATAAAGCTTCTATCAATAATGGCTATTTTTTCGCTTCACTGTATAACAAATTCGCCAACGGAACCATTACGCGCATTGCTGTAACACAACCCAATAGTGATTTGATTTATAATGTATTTCAAAACGCCGGAAAAAGTTCTATGACGGGAATGGAAATGATTTTTTCTAAAAAGCCTTTTGCATGGTATTCTTTTAACCTGAATGCAAATTTGTATCAGAATGTTATTAATGCTTTTACGGTTCATATTTTATATCCCTCGCCCATTACTTTTTCAGATGAAAAGCAAAGCATTACCACTGGAAATATCAAATGGAACAATACGTTCAATTTTTCTAAGACATTTATAGGACAATTATCGGCTGTTTATCTAGCTCCCGATATTATTCCGCAGGGAAAAATCGAGGCTAGATTTTCGATAGATGCCGGTATTAAAAAAGCTGTTCAAAAAGGAAAAGGGGAATTCTTTGTAAATGCCACAGATCTATTGAATTCACTGGTAATTAAAAAAGAAATCAACGGAACCAATTTCAGTTATACAAGCCATGATTATTACGAAACTCAGGTCGTTCGTTTTGGTTACAATTACAAATTTTAA
- a CDS encoding phosphatase PAP2 family protein, giving the protein MNKSIVLLSWLICTCTLSAQETVQNDSIQTDTIKPSKFSYKQLIIPTALIGYGVIGIESDQLKSWNSQIRDEVKEDIDEKISIDDFSQWAPAASVFALDAFGVKAKHSLRDRTVIFATSYAIMTATVMSLKSITKVERPDGSSKNSFPSGHTATAFAGAEMLWQEYKDKSIWYGIAGYAVATGTGLFRIYNNRHWLTDVAAGAGIGILSTKMAYWLNPYITKTLFGNDHQESKPTTFVMPSYDQNSKTVGLSFVKTF; this is encoded by the coding sequence ATGAACAAAAGCATTGTTTTATTATCGTGGCTGATCTGTACTTGTACGCTTTCTGCGCAAGAAACTGTTCAAAATGATAGCATTCAAACGGATACTATTAAGCCTTCAAAATTCAGTTACAAACAACTTATTATTCCTACTGCCCTTATTGGTTATGGAGTAATTGGTATTGAGAGCGATCAGCTGAAAAGCTGGAATTCACAAATTCGTGATGAAGTAAAAGAAGATATCGACGAGAAAATTTCGATCGACGATTTCAGTCAGTGGGCGCCCGCCGCTTCGGTTTTTGCATTGGATGCTTTTGGCGTAAAAGCCAAACACAGTTTACGAGATCGAACGGTAATTTTTGCAACTTCGTATGCTATTATGACCGCAACGGTTATGAGTTTAAAGTCCATAACCAAAGTAGAAAGACCTGACGGAAGTTCTAAAAACTCTTTTCCTTCTGGACATACCGCAACTGCTTTTGCCGGAGCCGAAATGTTATGGCAGGAATACAAAGATAAGTCAATATGGTACGGAATTGCGGGTTATGCCGTAGCAACCGGAACAGGACTTTTTAGAATTTACAACAACAGACATTGGTTAACGGATGTCGCAGCCGGAGCCGGAATTGGTATTTTAAGTACCAAAATGGCGTATTGGCTGAATCCGTATATTACAAAAACTTTATTTGGTAATGATCACCAAGAAAGTAAACCTACAACTTTCGTAATGCCAAGTTACGATCAGAACTCCAAAACCGTTGGGTTGAGTTTTGTCAAGACTTTTTAA
- a CDS encoding beta-ketoacyl-ACP synthase III, with product MNAVITAVGGYVPPAILNNKKISETVDTSEEWIEKRTGILERRIADDNVATSDLACAAIDNLIKNYKVDREEIEVLILATATPDHILAPTASKVCEMSGLTNAFGLDLNAACSGFLYALEMGANMIESGRYEKIMVVGADKMSSIVDYEDRNTCILFGDGAGAVLLEKTESGYGLMKSILRTDGSGTASLLVPAGGSKEPAAMQSLLHRDHYLKQDGSFVFKRAVASMSQVSQDVLAKNKLDSDDIDWVVPHQANLRIINAVGESLNIPSEKVKVNIQRYGNTTSATIPLCLWDFKDDFNEGQKLLITTFGAGFSWGAACLKWGVMREKRDVETFAKTAEIESVLIEQ from the coding sequence ATGAATGCAGTAATAACAGCAGTTGGAGGTTATGTACCGCCTGCTATCCTCAATAATAAAAAAATTTCAGAAACAGTTGATACTTCTGAAGAATGGATCGAAAAAAGAACAGGAATTTTAGAACGCCGTATTGCCGACGATAATGTAGCAACTTCTGATCTTGCTTGTGCCGCTATCGATAACTTGATAAAAAATTATAAAGTAGACCGCGAGGAAATCGAAGTACTTATTTTAGCAACTGCCACTCCAGACCATATTTTAGCTCCAACAGCAAGTAAGGTTTGCGAAATGAGTGGTTTAACAAATGCCTTTGGACTAGATCTTAATGCGGCTTGCAGCGGATTTTTATATGCTCTTGAAATGGGCGCGAATATGATTGAAAGCGGACGTTATGAAAAAATAATGGTCGTAGGTGCCGATAAAATGAGCTCAATTGTAGATTATGAAGACAGAAATACTTGTATTCTTTTTGGCGATGGAGCAGGAGCGGTTTTATTGGAAAAAACAGAATCTGGTTACGGATTAATGAAAAGTATTCTTCGTACTGATGGAAGCGGAACAGCATCATTGTTAGTTCCTGCTGGAGGTTCTAAAGAGCCGGCTGCTATGCAGAGTCTTTTACACAGAGATCATTATTTGAAACAAGATGGTTCTTTTGTATTTAAAAGAGCGGTTGCTTCTATGAGCCAGGTTTCTCAAGATGTTTTGGCTAAAAACAAATTAGATTCTGATGATATTGACTGGGTTGTGCCGCATCAGGCAAATTTAAGAATCATAAATGCAGTGGGCGAAAGCTTAAATATTCCTTCGGAAAAAGTAAAAGTAAATATCCAGCGTTATGGAAATACAACATCGGCAACGATTCCATTGTGTTTATGGGATTTTAAAGATGATTTTAATGAAGGACAAAAATTACTGATTACTACTTTCGGAGCAGGATTCTCTTGGGGAGCTGCGTGTTTGAAATGGGGTGTGATGCGTGAGAAAAGAGACGTTGAAACTTTTGCAAAAACTGCTGAGATAGAAAGTGTTTTAATAGAACAGTAA